Proteins from one Daphnia pulicaria isolate SC F1-1A chromosome 3, SC_F0-13Bv2, whole genome shotgun sequence genomic window:
- the LOC124328258 gene encoding collagen alpha-2(IV) chain-like, with protein MAGRRAASQHPMVRPMVRWKRYQWVIAIIVLGAIIVSNNAQQFNSSSYGGLYGRTDDDKTYMAPKAGDCGGCSSPCTPKCVAEKGSRGPPGVPGNPGPTGLPGFQGMEGLEGPKGDKGEPGPQGPRGPKGDRGKMGMPGFPGINGIPGIQGPPGPPGMNGMDGCNGTDGAPGGMGMVGDPGPRGLPGLPGGKGEKGEPAQAPFPGSKGQKGEPGLDGVRGPAGFPGPAGLTGGKGNKGERGLPGLAGKEGLQGDKGLPGICRESGRGDKGEAGTKGDSCLGGNEFEGKGNVTYIGPKGEKGMLGMKGDKGDFGPEGQPGFIGDAGSKGDLGMKGEKGLPGPAGPRGKDGFPGPPGPTGQKGDRGNDGLDGLPGRPGPKGDGGLSGIPGLPGLRGPPGAPGGGKGVPGPPGPAGPRGFPGPPGGNGIDGLPGDPGPRGSQGPPGGAGSPGLPGAEGPAGDKGDKGDGGLAGYPGEPGLQGPPGSPGLPGLMGPPGEKGISIVGPKGLDGLPGRDGLPGLKGERGYQGIRGPPGDAIDGIPGTPGYPGIKGDKGRDGIPGTPGLPGFNGEKGDAGVCFACSPGIKGDRGDRGLNGVNGPPGQRGAPGERGYPGQPGDDGLLGPPGLPGLEGRSGEPGQPGPKGQKGEMTVIPDILARGPPGDKGDRGEYGRPGPLGPPGLRGPPGQPGLSGFPGMKGDKGQIGFPGLDGTPGTPGLSGIPGEKGASIKGEPGRDGQNGLKGDAGFEGQKGVKGEQAQCLDDLVLLKGLQGQKGEKGDMGLKGEGGMKGEPGLEGLRGSMGEKGDIGPTGLPGPRGPPGQRGDKGALGPMGFPGEDGPPGNPGNSGLPGLKGGKGESGIPGIGRPGQPGLIGEQGEKGLPGLPGKPGAQGPSGPGGFPGEKGDRGVAGLDGLPGTRGDKGDSGPPGPAGPPGFAGPPGRDGGKGEPGLQGEAGRPGLPGFPGFKGDLGIEGGVGAQGLPGLPGQPGLNGLPGTPGAKGDRGPSGLSGLPGDAGLPGLDGRKGDMGMKGDRGNPGLDGLPGKPGIGGEKGDVGPAGLSGFKGEPGFAADKGQKGEPGIPGIRGGPGNNGLDGRPGERGDKGDRVVGLPGLPGIKGDAGSPGLPGLDGLRGPKGNDGFGGFAGSKGDKGDRGISGAPGSPGLDGLPGVQGDSCIPGGPGPQGMKGDKGISGLPGIDGLKGEQGLTGPEGQPGYNGLSGAKGDRGFPGEAGLPGPRGAKGDVGLPGFPGIQGPKGNPGLDGLSGRTGEKGDRGLPGPTGASGLDGLKGMQGEPGISGLQGPPGQTVKGEKGLPGLNGKQGRDGIPGIVGEKGEIGFPGLPGNRGPPGANAPPGQQGDVGEPGPTGTPGLSGRDGPPGRPGMDGLPGVSGPKGDVGPQGQPGYPGEKGDRGNNGLPGLPGQSGMKGDRGFDGLPGLPGPAGFPGEKGFPGPAGPTGPQGLVGIKGDRGNPGLTPPPGQKGDSGLPGQPGRPGMPGTPGLDGQPGIQGIKGDKGGNGRDGQPGIAGPIGPKGDRGFDGRQGLPGYPGTIGEKGDAGRSCEQPSVFQSGFLVVKHSQSTTVPFCESGQVELWKGYSLLYTEGNEKAHNQDLGFAGSCVQRFSTMPFLFCDANNVCNYASRNDKSFWLSTNAPIPMMPVSDAAIRPYISRCVVCEAPTNVIAVHSQSINIPECPQGWGGLWIGYSFVMHTAAGAEGGGQSLSSPGSCLEDFRATPFIECNGARGTCHYFANKLSFWLATVEEQTQFDRPQSETLKAGNLRSRVSRCQVCAKNS; from the exons CAATTCAATTCCAGTTCTTATGGCGGGCTCTACGGACGGACTGACGACGACAAGACTTACATGGCGCCCAAAGCTGGAGACTGCGGTGGATGCAGCTCACCTTGCACTCCGAAATGCGTGGCTGAAAAAGGATCGCGG GGACCGCCAGGAGTACCCGGTAATCCTGGCCCTACTGGATTACCAGGATTCCAAGGAATGGAGGGTTTGGAAGGGCCCAAAGGTGATAAAGGTGAACCTGGACCACAAGGACCTCGAGGGCCAAAAGGCGACCGTGGTAAAATGGGTATGCCGGGTTTCCCTGGTATCAACGGGATTCCTGGTATTCAAGGTCCACCAGGACCACCCGGCATGAATGGCATGGACGGTTGCAACGGAACCGAT GGAGCTCCTGGAGGAATGGGAATGGTTGGTGATCCTGGACCTCGTGGCTTGCCCGGTCTGCCTGGTGGAAAGGGAGAGAAAGGTGAGCCGGCTCAAGCTCCATTTCCCGGTAGCAAAGGACAAAAAGGTGAACCTGGACTGGATGGTGTTCGCGGACCCGCTGGATTCCCTGGCCCGGCTGGATTGACGGGTGGCAAAGGCAACAAAGGCGAACGTGGTTTACCG GGATTGGCGGGTAAAGAAGGATTGCAAGGAGACAAAGGTCTGCCAGGAATCTGTCGTGAGAGTGGCAGAGGCGACAAGGGTGAAGCTGGAACCAAAGGCGATTCTTGTTTAGGTGGTAATGAATTTGAAGGAAAGGGCAACGTAACATACATAGGACCAAAAGGAGAGAAGGGTATGCTCGGCATGAAG gGTGATAAGGGTGACTTTGGGCCCGAAGGTCAACCCGGCTTTATCGGTGATGCTGGCTCAAAAGGAGATCTAGGAATGAAGGGTGAAAAAGGATTACCTGGACCGGCTGGCCCTCGA GGTAAAGACGGATTCCCCGGACCTCCAGGACCAACCGGACAGAAAGGTGACAGGGGTAACGACGGTTTGGATGGACTTCCCGGTCGACCTGGCCCAAAAGGTGATGGCGGATTATCTGGAATTCCTGGTCTGCCCGGTTTGAGAGGACCACCTGGAGCCCCCGGA GGAGGCAAAGGTGTTCCTGGACCCCCAGGCCCTGCCGGCCCGCGTGGATTCCCAGGCCCTCCTGGTGGCAACGGTATTGACGGTCTTCCCGGCGATCCTGGTCCCAGAGGAAGTCAAGGTCCTCCTGGTGGTGCTGGTAGTCCTGGATTACCTGGAGCTGAAGGACCCGCTGGTGACAAGGGTGACAAAGGAGACGGTGGACTAGCGG GCTATCCGGGTGAGCCTGGACTTCAGGGTCCACCCGGATCTCCCGGTCTTCCTGGCCTGATGGGTCCTCCTGGTGAAAAAGGAATTTCGATCGTG GGCCCGAAAGGACTGGACGGACTTCCAGGACGTGACGGTTTGCCTGGTTTGAAGGGTGAACGCGGTTATCAGGGAATTCGCGGACCTCCTGGAGATGCTATCGACGGTATTCCTGGTACACCAGGATACCCCGGAataaaaggagacaagggtCGTGACGGCATTCCTGGAACTCCTGGCCTACCAGGGTTCAATGGGGAGAAGGGTGACGCTGGAGTCTGCTTTGCCTGTAGCCCAGGCATTAAAGGCGACAGAGGAGACCGTGGATTGAACGGTGTCAATGGCCCACCTGGTCAACGTGGTGCCCCTGGCGAACGTGGATATCCCGGACAGCCGGGTGACGATGGTCTTCTCGGTCCACCTGGTTTACCTGGTCTCGAG GGTCGGTCTGGTGAGCCTGGGCAGCCAGGACCCAAAggtcaaaaaggagaaatgacTGTTATTCCGGATATTCTGGCACGAGGACCACCAGGTGACAAAGGAGATCGAGGTGAATACGGCCGACCCGGTCCACTGGGTCCTCCTGGTTTACGTGGACCTCCTGGACAACCTGGTCTCTCTGGTTTCCCTGGCATGAAAGGCGACAAGGGCCAAATTGGTTTCCCTGGATTAGACGGTACTCCAGGCACACCAGGTCTTTCTGGTATACCCGGTGAAAAGGGTGCCTCCATAAAGGGTGAGCCTGGTCGTGATGGGCAAAACGGCCTGAAAGGAGATGCTGGTTTTGAAGGCCAGAAAGGTGTAAAAGGAGAACAAG CCCAATGTCTCGACGATCTTGTACTCCTCAAAGGATTGCAAggacaaaaaggagaaaagggcGACATGGGCTTGAAAGGTGAAGGGGGTATGAAGGGTGAACCAGGACTGGAGGGTCTCAGG GGATCGATGGGAGAAAAAGGTGACATTGGTCCTACAGGACTTCCAGGTCCGCGCGGCCCACCAGGCCAACGCGGTGACAAAGGCGCCTTAGGCCCCATGGGATTCCCCGGTGAAGATGGACCTCCCGGCAATCCCGGAAATTCAGGCTTACCTGGCTTGAAAG GTGGAAAGGGTGAATCTGGAATCCCTGGAATAGGAAGACCCGGACAGCCAGGCTTGATCGGCGAACAAGGAGAGAAAGGATTACCTGGACTACCAGGCAAGCCCGGAGCTCAAGGACCTTCTGGCCCTGGCGGTTTCCCCGGAGAAAAGGGTGACCGTGGAGTGGCAGGATTGGACGGCCTTCCTGGAACCAGAGGAGACAAGGGAGATTCAGGACCACCTGGACCGGCTGGACCACCTG GATTTGCTGGACCACCTGGTCGGGATGGTGGCAAAG GCGAACCAGGCCTTCAAGGAGAAGCCGGACGACCAGGTTTACCGGGCTTCCCAGGGTTCAAAGGAGATCTTGGAATTGAAGGTGGCGTTGGTGCACAAGGCTTACCCGGACTTCCAGGACAACCAG GTTTGAATGGCCTGCCGGGAACTCCTGGGGCCAAAGGTGATCGAGGACCATCTGGTCTGTCGGGTCTACCTGGTGACGCTGGTCTTCCTGGTCTTGACGGACGCAAGGGTGATATGGGTATGAAAGGTGACCGTGGTAATCCCGGTCTAGATGGACTTCCCGGTAAACCCGGAATTGGAGGCGAAAAGGGCGACGTTGGACCAGCAGGTCTTTCT GGATTTAAAGGTGAACCAGGATTCGCCGCAGACAAAGGACAAAAAGGCGAACCTGGAATTCCTGGCATTCGTGGTGGTCCCGGCAACAATGGTTTGGACGGACGACCCGGCGAGAGAGGTGACAAGGGTGATCGCGTTGTGGGACTTCCAGGCCTTCCCGGTATCAAGGGAGACGCCGGCTCACCTGGATTGCCTGGTTTGGACGGCTTGCGTGGACCCAAGGGCAACGACGGTTTCGGTGGTTTTGCCGGCAGCAAAGGTGATAAAGGAGATCGTGGTATTTCTGGTGCTCCTGGATCTCCTGGTCTTGATGGCTTACCTGGAGTGCAAGGAGACTCTTGCATTCCTGGTGGACCCGGTCCGCAAGGCATGAAGGGCGACAAAGGCATTTCTGGTCTGCCTGGTATCGACGGCCTCAAGGGTGAACAAGGTTTGACGGGTCCTGAAGGACAGCCTGGCTACAATGGACTTTCTGGTGCCAAAGGAGACCGTGGCTTCCCTGGCGAAGCAGGTCTACCTGGACCTCGCGGTGCTAAAGGTGATGTCGGTCTCCCAGGCTTCCCTGGCATTCAAGGTCCAAAAGGTAATCCAGGTCTCGACGGGCTTTCCGGAAGAACTGGTGAAAAAGGAGATCGTGGTCTTCCTGGACCTACTGGTGCTTCTGGTTTGGATGGTTTGAAGGGCATGCAAG GCGAACCCGGAATTTCTGGACTTCAGGGTCCTCCCGGTCAGACCGTTAAGGGTGAAAAGGGTCTACCAGGGTTGAACGGCAAACAAGGCCGTGATGGTATTCCTGGCATTGTAGGCGAGAAGGGAGAAATTGGATTCCCTGGTCTACCTGGCAATCGTGGTCCGCCTGGTGCCAACGCTCCTCCTGGTCAGCAAGGTGACGTTGGTGAGCCGGGTCCGACCGGAACACCTGGTTTGTCTGGACGAGATGGACCTCCTGGTCGCCCAGGAATGGACGGCCTTCCCGGTGTTTCTGGACCGAAAGGAGATGTTGGACCACAAGGCCAGCCAGGTTACCCTGGCGAAAAAGGTGATCGTGGTAACAACGGTCTACCCGGACTGCCTGGACAATCTGGAATGAAGGGTGATCGTGGATTCGATGGCCTACCTGGTTTGCCCGGTCCAGCCGGTTTCCCAGGCGAGAAAGGTTTCCCTGGACCGGCCGGTCCAACCGGACCACAAGGTCTTGTCGGTATTAAAGGTGATCGAGGTAATCCTGGTCTTACACCCCCACCAGGACAAAAAGGAGACTCCGGTCTACCAG GACAACCTGGACGCCCTGGAATGCCTGGCACTCCAGGCTTGGATGGCCAACCTGGAATTCAAGGCATTAAGGGAGACAAGGGAGGTAATGGCCGCGATGGGCAACCCGGCATTGCCGGACCGATCGGCCCTAAAGGAGATCGCGGATTTGACGGGCGCCAGGGTCTACCT GGCTACCCTGGAACAATCGGTGAAAAAGGAGATGCTGGACGCTCATGCGAGCAGCCATCTGTTTTCCAGTCAGGTTTCTTGGTAGTAAAACACAGCCAGTCGACGACAGTTCCCTTCTGCGAGTCGGGTCAGGTTGAACTGTGGAAGGGCTACAGTTTGCTCTATACTGAAGGCAACGAAAAGGCTCACAATCAAGATCTTG GATTCGCCGGCTCATGCGTCCAACGATTCAGTACGATGCCGTTCCTGTTCTGCGATGCCAACAACGTATGCAATTACGCCAGCCGTAACGATAAATCCTTCTGGCTCTCCACAAATGCCCCCATCCCCATGATGCCCGTTTCGGACGCCGCCATTCGGCCTTACATCTCTCG GTGTGTTGTCTGCGAAGCTCCTACAAATGTCATCGCTGTCCACAGCCAGTCGATAAATATTCCAGAGTGTCCGCAAGGCTGGGGCGGTCTGTGGATCGGATACAGTTTCGTCATG CACACCGCAGCCGGAGCGGAAGGTGGCGGCCAATCGCTCTCCAGTCCGGGCTCATGCCTCGAAGACTTCCGCGCCACACCGTTCATCGAGTGTAACGGTGCCCGCGGAACTTGTCACTATTTTGCAAACAAGTTGAGCTTCTGGCTGGCCACTGTCGAGGAGCAGACACAGTTCGACCGACCTCAGAGCGAAACTCTAAAGGCCGGAAATCTGCGCTCGCGCGTCAGCCGCTGTCAAGTCTGTGCCAAGAATTCTTAA
- the LOC124328342 gene encoding synaptic vesicular amine transporter-like, translating to MGILSDESMEFLERCRRSRRLVLIIVAIALLLDNMLLTTVVPIIPEFLYTIRHRHDPVSNVSVVTEVTEPFGTYTTSTMPGLFENGAYEDPGINVTSRCLPDSAKRDPDSEYKYMAKHNELIQENVEVGIMFASKAFIQLLTNPFVGPLTNRIGYSIPMFAGFVIMFVSTIIFAFGRNYTVLFVARALQGVGSSCSSVSGMGMLAASYPNDEERGNAMGIALGGLALGVLIGPPFGGIMYQFVGKTAPFLILACLALGDGLLQLLVLQPAIAQQEDEPPSVKELLMDPYIIVAAGAITFGNMGIAMLEPSLPIWMMDTMCAPKWQLGVAFLPASIAYLIGTNLFGPLGHKMGRWLAALVGLVVIGVCLMLIPFATNIGDLVLPNAGLGFAIGMVDSSMMPQLGYLVDIRHAAVYGSVYAIGDVAFCLGFAIGPALSGTLVQTIGFEWMLFGIAIISFMYAPLLYYLRNPPTKEERQCLAMAEKATISYKAFQKMEEEYP from the exons ATGGGGATCCTCAGTGACGAATCGATGGAATTCCTGGAGCGATGTCGCCGTTCGCGCCGCTTGGTGCTTATCATCGTTGCCATTGCGCTCCTCTTGGACAACATGCTACTGACCACTGTAG TTCCCATCATCCCGGAATTTTTGTACACCATTCGTCATCGCCACGACCCCGTGAGCAACGTATCCGTAGTCACTGAAGTAACAGAGCCGTTCGGAACTTACACGACTAGTACGATGCCCGGCTTGTTTGAGAACGGAGCTTACGAAGATCCTGGAATTAACGTCACTTCACGATGCCTCCCCGACTCCGCTAAAC GTGATCCTGACTCCGAGTACAAATACATGGCAAAGCACAACGAGCTCATCCAGGAAAATGTCGAAGTTGGAATTATGTTCGCGTCAAAAGCTTTCATCCAGTTACTAACCAACCCGTTCGTCGGACCGCTTACCAATAG GATTGGCTACAGCATCCCTATGTTTGCTGGATTTGTCATCATGTTCGTGTCAACCAtca TATTTGCTTTCGGGAGAAATTACACAGTTCTTTTTGTTGCTCGAGCCCTTCAAGGAGTCGGATCCTCTTGCTCTAGCGTTTCag GAATGGGAATGCTGGCTGCTAGTTATCCCAACGACGAAGAACGAGGCAACGCAATGGGTATTGCACTTGGGGGTTTGGCTCTAGGCGTCTTGATtg GGCCCCCTTTTGGTGGCATCATGTACCAGTTTGTTGGCAAAACGGCTCCGTTCCTTATTTTGGCCTGCTTAGCTCTGGGCGATGGAT TACTGCAATTGCTCGTTCTCCAACCGGCGATTGCCCAACAAGAGGACGAACCGCCTTCAGTCAAGGAACTGTTGATGGACCCGTACATCATCGTCGCTGCCG GTGCAATTACATTCGGTAATATGGGCATCGCAATGTTAGAACCGTCGTTGCCGATCTGGATGATGGATACGATGTGCGCTCCTAAATGG CAACTGGGAGTGGCTTTTCTTCCGGCATCCATCGCTTACCTAATAGGAACCAATTTGTTCGGTCCTCTCGGGCACAAAATGGGCAG GTGGTTAGCAGCTCTGGTCGGTTTGGTGGTAATTGGAGTATGCCTCATGCTG ATCCCGTTCGCGACTAACATCGGAGATTTGGTTCTGCCAAATGCCGGACTTGGTTTCGCCATTGGCATGGTTGACTCTTCTATGATGCCTCAACTGGGATACCTAG TTGATATCCGTCATGCCGCTGTCTATGGTTCCGTTTACGCCATCGGAGACGTTGCCTTTTGTCTTGGGTTTGCTATCG GCCCTGCTCTTAGTGGAACTCTTGTTCAAACGATCGGTTTCGAATGGATGCTTTTTGGCATTGCCATCATCAGCTTTATGTACGCTCCGCTATTGTACTACTTACGCAATCCACCCACAAAAGAAGAACGCCAG TGTCTTGCCATGGCGGAGAAAGCTACCATCAGTTACAAAGCCTttcaaaaaatggaagaagaatatcCATAG